The DNA segment TCTCTAAGCTTCTGCGTTTTTTCTCTCTTGATACGTTATTTAAGAATACCGGTATCTTCATCATACGGCGCATGCGCTTCGGATTCGTCACGAGGCGGTAAAGCCACTCAAGGCCCATGCGCGACATCCATGCAGGCGCGCGCTTTACATTCCCCGCAAATATATCCATGCTGCCGCCGAGTCCTATCATGACCTTGGCGCATGTATCTTTAAGATGCCTCTTAATAAATATCTCCTGTTTCGGCGCGCCCAGGCAAACAAAGCAAATATCGGCCTCGCATTCGTTTATCTTGTTAACGATGCGCTCCTCGTCGGAAAAGTATCCGTCGTTAGTGCCGCAGATATCAATGCGCGGATATTTGTTTTTTATATTCTCTGCGGCTCTTTCGGCAATGCCCGGCGCCGCTCCGAGAAGGAAGAGACGATATTCGCCCGTTTCTATATATCTTAAAAGGTTCGTCGCAAGCTCAAACCCCGGCACCCTCCCTTTTAACGGAGTTCCTAGCATTTTTGCGGCATATATTACGCCTATGCCGTCAGCTACCGTAAGTGAAGCGGAGTTTATCACTTCCATAACGGAAGGATCGTCTACGCAAAGCTGAACGATCTCGGGATTTGGCGTTACGATCATGTCCGTCTCGTTGTTTTTAAGCAGGCGTAAAACCTCCATGATGGCCTCGTCCATTGTTACATTATCGAATTTTACGCCTAAAATATCGACCTTTTCCATTTTGTCCTCCGAAGGGAATGTATATAAGTAAGTATACGCAGCGTATAAGTCTTTAAAGTCAACAGCATCCGTATTATAATCAATGTATTGTATCATATATGCAAAAATTTTTCAAGCAAAATCGACTCAATGCCTAAATACGGCATTTTTTTGATAATATGCAGCGTGTTTTTGTCCCTGCAATTTGACATATACGCAAACATTTTCAAAACGAACGCGCTTTTTTCACTCCGTCTTCACAAGACCGCCATATTTGCAGGCTACAATGTAATCACAACAGACAAGGAGGTAATCCAAAATGAAAAAACATCTGCCTGTAAAAATAATGTCAATGATACTTGCAGTCGTGTTCCTTCTCGCCATGCTGGCGGGCTGCCAGGTCTCGAATTCTGACGATGGCAGCAGCGAAAAATACGTAAACCCCGACGTCACCGCAGACGTCACTTATACGTTCACGAACTCGGGCGTGACCGCAGACTCGGGCGGCGGCGACAGCATAAAGGGCACGAGCGTAATAATAACCTCTCCCGGCACTTACGCCTTCACGGGAGAGTGCTCCGACGGATACATCCTCGTGACTGAGGGCTCGGGCGACGTTACGCTTATTCTGAACGGACTTGATCTTACTTACGGCGAGGGAGCGCCCATAAAAGCGGAGGGCAGCGATTCCAATGTGACCATCACCCTTGCGGAGGGGACCCAAAACTCGGTCTCCGATACAGACCGCAGCGAAGAAAAACCGAAATCGGCCGTAAATTCCGACGGCGACCTTACGATAAACGGCACGGGCGCGCTCACGGTGACCGGCAATAATAAAAACGGCATAAAGGCCGACGGCAGCCTTACGATAGAAGACGCAAGCGTTACCGTAATAAGCACGGACGACGGCATATGCGCCGACAGTGCGCTTACGATAAACTCCGGTAATATCGACATAACAAGCGGCGGCGATGCGATAAAATCCTCGCCAGACGCGGTAAGCGACACGACCCCCGCAATAATAACCGTAAACGGCGGCAATATCACACTTAACGCAAAGGGCGATGCAATAACGTCCGACGGCGAGATCATCGTAAACGGCGGCAGCTTCAACGTCACCACGGAAAGCAGCGGCGAAAGCGACAGCCAAAAGGCGTTCAAATCGGCCGGTACTATAACGGTAAACGGCGGCGATTTCAATATCAACGCCGCAGACGACGCTTTCCACAGCGACACATACGTATATATCCTGGGCGGAAATATGACGATAAACTCGGCTGACGACGCGTTCCACGCCGACACCTCGCTTATAATAGGGACCCTGGGCGGCAGCGATGACGATATAAACATAAATATCGAAAGCAGTCTTGAAGGTCTCGAGGGAGGTACAGTATACGTATATTCCGGCAATATCGATATAACGGCCTCAGACGACGGAATAAACGCCGCGGGAGGCGACGGGGGCTCGGGCGGCGACACATTCAATCCCGGCGGAGGCGGCGGTATGGGCCCCGGCGTTATGGGAGGACGCGGCGGTCACGGTATGCATGGAAATATGTCCGGCGATATGTCGAGCGATGCTTTCGGCGAACGCCCCGAAAGGCCGTCCGGCAACACAGACGGAGACTTCCCCGGCGAACCTCCCGAAGGCTTTGACGGCAATATGGACGGCGACTTCCCGAGCGAACCGCCCGAAGGCTTTGACGGCGAACTGCCGGACGAAGCTTTTGACACGGCGTCGGCCAACGCAGGCTTTACCGTTCCCGAATCAAACGGCGAAGACTACGCCGTACATATCTACGGCGGCAATATCACGGTAAACTGCAAAGGCGACGGCATTGATTCAAACGGCAATATATACGTTTATGGCGGTACGACTCTCGTTTATGCAAGCGAAGACGGCGGCAACGGCGCGATAGATTACGGAGACGTAAACTCAAGCCTCACCGTGACGGGCGGCACTCTTCTGGCTGTAGGCAACGCGCAAATGGCGCAGGGGCCGGGCGCGCAGAGCACACAGCAAAGCGTTACGTTCATGCTTTCGACGAATTTAAGTTCGGGCGACGACGTCACGATAACGGACGAGAGCGGCAATACGGTATTTGAGTTTGAGTCGGTAAAACGCGCAGATCATATCGTATTCACCTCGGAAGACATATCTTCGGGAACGTACACCTTATATGTAAACGGCAGCGCCGTTTCAACGTGCGAGGCTAACTGAATACCGGATCCTAAAAGAGTCGGGGGTAAAACGGCCCCCGGCTCTTTTTATTCCCGTGCCTGTTTTAAAAACGGCGTAAAAGCCTTGACTTATACGTTTAATTAAGTATAATGTTTATTACTGTCCGAAAAAGCGCGTCTTTTTCGGACAAATATTGTTTTGCGAGTGATTTCAAAAAATGGAAAAACCCAAGAAAACCAAGGGGTCGGGCAATTTTTCGGGACAGCTCGGCTTCGTTCTAGCGGCTGCGGGCAGCGCCGTGGGCGTCGGCAACCTGTGGAGGTTCCCCTATCTTGCCGCAAAAGACGGCGGCGGTCTTTTTATAATCGTATATCTCGTTTTGGTGCTTACGTTCGGCTTTACGCTGCTCACGTCGGATATAGCGGTAGGACGCAGAACGAAAAAAAGCTCCATACACGCCTATGCCGAGATGCATCCTAAGTGGAAATTTTTAGGTGTGCTCACGTTTCTTGTGCCCGTTATCATAATGACGTACTATGCCGTTATAGGCGGCTGGATAACGAAGTATTTTACCGTTTACGTCACCGGCATGGCCGAAGCTGCGGCGGAAGACGGCTTTTTCGTATCGTTCATCACCTCGCCTGTCTCCCCCGTTTTCTTCGCGCTTATCTTTATGGCATTCACCTCCGTCATAGTCTACAACGGCGTTGAAGGCGGCATAGAAAAGGTATCTAAATTCATCATGCCCGTTCTGCTCGTTATGATAATCGGCATAACCGTCTTCGTGCTCACTATCAGCCATACGGACGGCTCCGGCGTTACTAGAACGGGACTTGAGGGACTTTTGGTATATTTTAAGCCAAACTTTGACGGCGTTACTCCGGGACGCTTTTTGCAGATACTTCTAGATGCAATGAGTCAGCTCTTCTTCTCGCTGAGCGTTTCGATGGGCATAATGATAACTTACGGCTCATACGTAAAGCCGGAGGTAAATTTAAATAAGTCGATAAATCAGATAGAAGTTGTCGATACGGGCGTTGCGCTGCTTGCGGGCGCGATGCTCGTCCCCGCCGTATATGTATTCTCAGGCGTTGAGGGCATGAGCGTGGGCCCGTCCCTTATGTTCGTTTCGCTGCCCAAGGTGTTTTCGTCGATGGGCGCGGCAGGACCCGTTATAGGCGGCGTATTCTTCATCATGGCGGCGTTTGCGGCGCTGACCTCGTGCATATCCGTGCTCGAACCTATCGTTGCGAACTGTATGGAGATCTTCAAGTCAACGCGAAAAAAGACGACGCTCGTGCTTACCGTGATATATATGGCGGCGTCCGCCGTTATCGTTTTGGGCTACAGCATATTCTACTTCGAGGTTAAGCTGCCGAACGGCTCGACGGGTCAGCTCCTCGACATAATGGACTACGTAAGCAACAACTTTATGATGCCGTTCGTCTCGCTTCTGTCGTGCATACTCATAGGCTGGGTAGTGGGGCCGCAATGGATAATAGACGAGGTGGAGTCGAGCGGACACAAGTTCACGCGCAAGGCTCTTTACCGCGTTATGATAAAATACGTCGCTCCGATAATGATGTTCGTGCTGTTTTTGCAGTCTACGGGAGTTTTGGGGCTCGTAATAAAGTAGATCGTTCGCGGCGCGCTCCCGCAAAATCGCGGGGGCGCGTTTTTTGTTTTAAAGATTTATAATTATTGACAATTCGTTCGTTTAATGTTATATTCTGAAATTGGTAAATATATCTTTACTGTTTTACGGGGTGTTTTATGGCCGAAAAATTCAAGCTGACTAAAAAAATGTTCATATCGCTCGTCGTAGTTATAATAGGCTCGTTCATGTCTTCTTTAAGCTCGACTATAGTAACGCCTGCGCTTCCGAGCATTATATCCACCTTCGATATAACGGCTGCGGACGCTGGGTGGCTCACGACCGTATATCTTCTCGTTATGGGAATAATGGTGCCCGTTACGGCGTATCTCATAACGCGCTTCTCGACAAAGCTGCTTTTCTGCATCTCCATGGTATGCTTCGCCGTAGGAACGGCGCTCGCCGCAATATCGCCCGCATTCTGGGTGCTTATCGCGGGCCGAGTCGTGCAGTCGCTCGGAAGCGGCATACTCGTGCCGCTCGTTACCACGATGATACTTTGGATGTTCCCCAAAGAGCGGCGCGGAGGCGCGATGGGCACGATAGGTCTTATCGTCGGCGCCGCGCCCATAGTAGGTCCCGCGCTTTCCGGCTGGATGACCGATATGTGGGGCTGGCGCTCCATTTTTGCCGCCATAATACCTATCGCCGTAATAGATATCGTGCTCGCGCTTTTCTTCCTTGAAAATCAGACGACTCCCAGAAAGGCTTCGCTTGACAAGCTCTCGCTCCTTCTTTCGACCGTGGGCTTTTTTGCTGTTCTCTACGCCTTCGGATCGGTATCTAATATGGGTTGGACAAATCCCATAGTCATAATATGCACGATAGTCGGCGTTATAGCGGTAATTGCAATGTTCCGCCGTCAGACAAGGCTTTCGGAACCGTTTCTCGATGTGAGGACGTTAAAGAGCGTGCCGTTTCTTATTGGCACGATACTTTCGATGATAGTATTCGCCGCGCTTCTGTTCGCGGGAGTGCTGATACCTATATTCCTTCAGAACGTATCGGGCTACAGCGCGACGCAGTCGGGACTTATCCAAGTGCCGGGCGCAGCCGTCATGGCGGCAATGAACCCGATAAGCGGTATTATCCTCGATAAAAAAGGTCCTCGCGGTCTTAGCATCGCAGGCTTTACCTTCATGGTGATCGGCACGATATTCTTTGTTGTATGCACACCTCAAACGCATGTGGCGCTCATATGCACGATGTTCTCACTTCGCGCCGTCGGCATCGCGTTCATACTTATGCCCCTCACGACGTGGGGTATGAACTCGCTTGAAAACAAGGTGCTTGCCCACGCTACCGCGATAAACAATACGTTAAGACAGGTCGCAGGCTCGCTTGGAACTGCCGTTTTCGTGACCGTGTACTCCATAAGTACTCAGAATTCGATGGCTTTGGGTCCGATAGATGCTCAGATGCACGGCTTCCACGTTGCATTCCTAAGCTCGATGATCTTAATGATAGTCGGTCTCGTGCTGTGCTTAATCTTCGTTAAGGATAACAGGGGCAAAAAGAAGCTCCCCGCGGGCGAAAGGGCAGGCGCGCTGCCCGACGCCGACAAAACAGCCCTGCCCGAGGGCGAAAAATCATAAACATATAGATAACTGTGCTGTTTATGAAATAAATCTCCCCGTATAAAACAGATAAAAAGACGCTTCCGAAGGGACTTTCGTCCCCATGAAAGCGTCTTTCTTTTATGCACATTTTTAAAAGAGCTCTTTTGCTATAGCCCAATTATTATTTTAACTCCATTATCCTTTTTACGGCTTTTTTAACGTTATCGCGGTCGCCGAAGGCCGTAAGGCGAAAATATCCCTCTCCGTTCTTTCCGAAACCGGCGCCCGGCGTTCCCACTACGTCGGCCTCTCTTAAAAGATGATCGAAATATTCCCACGAGGTCATCCCGTCGGGACATTTAAGCCAGATATACGGCGAATGTACTCCGCCCGAAAACTCTACGCCCGCGCTACAAAGCGCATCCGCAATTATACGCGCGTTTTCTTTATAATATGCGATGCTTTCCTTTATCTCACGCTGCCCCGCTTCGGTAAACACGGCTTCTGCGCCGCGCTGCACGATATAGGGCACGCCGTTAAATTTAGTTGTCTGACGTCTTAACCACATCTTCATAAGCGACTTTCCGCCGCGCAAAAGAGTATTCGGCACTACAGTATACCCGCATCGCGTACCCGTAAATCCCGCCGTCTTCGAAAGCGAGCATATCTCCACGGCGCAGGTGCGAGCGCCCTCTATCTCGTATATCGAATGAGGCAGGCTGTCATCTGATATGAACGCCTCATATGCCGCGTCGAAAAGAATCACCGCATCGCAGGCGTTGGCCCAATCCACCCACTTTTTAAGACCCTCGCGCGTATATACCGCGCCGGTGGGATTATTTGGCGAGCAGATGTATACTATATCTCCGCGCAGAGAATCGTCGGGCAGCGGCAAAAAATTATTCTTGGCGTCAGCGTTAAGAAAAGCAATATTGCGTCCCGCCATGATATTGGTGTCTACATATACGGGATATACGGGATCGGGTATGAGCGCCGTATTGTCCGCGCCGAAGAGATCCAGCATATTGCCGAGATCGCTCTTCGCGCCGTCCGAGATGAAGATCTCCGAAACATCGAGAAAAACGCCGCGTCTTTTATAATACCCTGCTATTGCCTCTCTTAAAAAAGGGTAGCCCTGCTCGTCGCCGTAGCCGTGAAACGTCTCTTTATTTCCCATTTCAAGCGAAGCTTTCACCATAGCGTTGACCGCGCTTTTACAAAGCGGCAGCGTAACGTCGCCTATGCCCAATCTTATTATGTCGGCTTCGGGATGCTTTTCTTTATACTCTCTCACCTTTCTTGCAATGTCGGAAAAGAGATAGTTTTCTTTAAGGTCGTTATAGTTTTCGTTTATCCTCACGGCTTCTGTATTCCTCCATAACGAACTATGGGCTCGAGCTTATGAAGGCTTCTGTTATGATAACGCTCTATAATTGCACGGTCCTTGTCGTTTGCTTCTCCCGTCGTTATGAACTTGTCTATCGCCGCATATGTCACGCCCATGTCCTTCTCGTCGGTCTGACCGTCGTAAAGTCCCGCAGAGGGCGCCTTTTCGATTATCGAAAGCGGAGCCTCGAGATATCTTAAAAACTCGAACACCTCGGTCGCAGTCAGATCGAATATAACGTTGAAGTCATGCGCGCCGTCACCCCACTTCGTAAAATAGCCCATATACGCCTCGCTTCTGTTGCCCGTTCCGGCAACGAGCCTGCCCTCCGACTGGCCTATCGCGTAAAGCGTTGCCATGCGAAGACGCGGCGCAATGTTCGATATCGCCTCCGGCGAAAGCGTGCTCACCTTCGACGCGCTCTTTATTATCTCCTCGCGCGCCGCCGTCAGATCGACAGTACGGTTCTCAATACTAAACTTCTTCGCAACGGCGTTCGCGTCGTCGGTATCGCTGCCGTAATTTTGCTTTGACGCACACGGCATTATTATGCCTACGGTATTCTCACACGCCATCTTGCAGATTATACCCACAAGCGCCGAATCCTTTCCTCCGGAATTTCCGAATACTATACCCTTTGCTCCCGTTTTCTTTAAAAGGTCGCGTACAAACTGTATGCGGTTCTCAAGCTCAGCCTTATAGTCGCGCATAATATCTCTCCTTACGTTATTTTTTTATATCTCCGTTGTTCCCTCAAATACCTTTTTCGCGTCGCCCGTCATATATACGGCCTCGTCGGTGTATCGGATATGAAGCTCGCCGCCCAAAAGTATCACTCTTATGTCGCGTTCCTTGTCGCAGTGTCCGTTTAAAACAGCTGCAACTGCCGCCGCGCACGCGCCTGTACCGCAGGCAAGCGTTTCGCCGCTGCCGCGCTCCCATACTCGCATCTTTAATACGTTGTCGCCCGCTATCTGGATAAATTCAGTATTCACACGCTCCGGAAACAGCGTGTCATACTCAAATTTTGGGCCTATCTTTTCAAGATCCAGCCTCTCAACATCATCTGCGAACACCACGCAGTGAGGATTGCCCATTGAAACGCATGTTATGTCATACGGTGTGCCGCCGATTATAACGTGACGGCCTACAACGCTTTCTCCGTCCAAAAGCACAGGTATCTTTTCGGGCGAAAGCTCGGCGCGTCCCATATCCACTACTGCTTTCATTACGCGGTCGTTCTGCGTTATCACTCTTATCTTCTTTATACCGGCAAGCGTCTCTATCGTCATCTCGCTTTTATAAACGCGCTTTGTGTCGTAAAGATACTTTGCAACGCAGCGTATGGCGTTTCCGCACATTTCACCCTCGCTCCCGTCAAGATTGAACATGCGCATGCGCGCGTCGGCAACTTCTGACGGGCAAATAAGCACTATTCCGTCTCCGCCTATTCCGAAATGGCGGTCCGAGAGCAAAACTGACAGCGATTCCGGCGACTCTATCGTTCTTTCAAAGCAATCGATATATATATAGTCGTTTCCCGCGCCGTGCATTTTTATGAAATCAAGCCTCATCTTCTCGCTCCTCATATTGTTTATGTCTATAAGTTCAGTATTTATCTCGCTGTAGCGGCTCATAAGGCTTTCGGCTACGGCGTTGGCAGTATCTATCGACGTAAGGCACGGTATGCGGAGCTGGCTTGCACGCCGCCTTATCTTTACGCTGTCAAGCTGCGGATTTCTGCCCTTTGCCGAAGTCGAGATAATGTAATTTATCTTACCGCTCTCTATCAGCGTCATGGTGTTCTCGTCGCGCCGCTCGTGTATCTTCTGCACGGCGGTGACCGAAAAGCCCGCGCGTGAAAGCACCTTTGCCGTACCCTCGGTCGCGTAAAGCTCAAATCCCATATCGGCAAATTTCTCCGCGACGTCGACTATTTCGAGCTTGTCGGACGTGCGCACCGTGATAAATACGCCGCCCGCCTTCTTCATCGGATAGCCTGCCGCAACAAGTCCTTTGTAAAGCGCTTCCTTAAGATTCTTGCCTATGCCCAAAACCTCGCCCGTTGATTTCATCTCGGGGCCTAACTGAGTGTCAACGTCCGTAAGCTTCTCAAACGAAAATACGGGCACCTTTACCGCAGTGAACGGCGAAATTTTATATATCCCCGTGCCGTAGCCCAGATCTCTTAGCTTCATGCCGAGCGACGTCTTTACCGCAAGGTCGCACATCGGCACGCCCGTTACCTTGCTCAGATACGGAACGGTGCGCGAAGCGCGCGGATTTACCTCTATCACGTAAATATCGTCCGGCGCAACTATGTACTGTATATTCGCAAGACCGGATACGTTCAGTCCGGCGCAGAGGTCGCGCGTTATTTTAAGCACCTTTGCCGCCGTCGCGTCGTCAATAGAGGGAGGCGGATATACTGCTATCGAGTCGCCCGAATGTATGCCCGTGCGCTCGACATGCTCCATAATGCCGGGTATGAGTATGTCGTCGCCGTCGCATATCGCGTCCACCTCGATCTCGATGCCGCTTAAATATTTGTCGATAAGCACGGGATTATCCTCATTGTGGCGCAGGATTATCTCCATATATTCTTCGATATCGCGGTCGCCGAAGGCGATTATCATGTTCTGACCGCCGAGCACATACGATGGGCGCATGAGCACGGGATATCCGAGATCTGCCGCCGCCGCAAGCGCCTCCTCGGTCGTCATTACCGTATGTCCGCGCGGACGCTTTATCGAAAGGCGCTCCAAAAGCTCGTCGAAGCGCTCCCTGTCCTCCGCCATATCTATCGTATCGGCTGACGAGCCGATTATCGGCACGTTGTTTTCTTTGAGCGTCTTTGTAAGCTTTATCGCCGTGCCGCCGCCGAATGCTACGATGACTCCCACGGGCTTAACAAGGTTTATTATGTGCATGACGTCCTCGGGGCAGAGCGGCTCGAAAAAGAGCTTGTCGGCCGTGTCGAAGTCGGTCGACACCGTTTCGGGGTTGTTGTTTATTATTATTACCTCGTAGCCCAGCGCTTTCAGCGTATGCACGCAGTGTACCGAAGCATAGTCAAACTCTATGCCCTGTCCTATCCTTATGGGTCCGGAGCCCAAAACGAGCACCTTTTTCTTTTCATCGCTTTTTAAGAATTCTCCGGCCTCGTTTAAGCCGCCGGAAGCCGGCGTGTCGAACGTCTGGTAAAAATACGGCGTTTCGGCCTTGAATTCTCCCGCGCACGTATCTACCATACGATACGTAGGCTCCAAAGAAAAGCCGAAGTCCGCGCCGCTTATGCGCTTTATAGCCGCGTCGGTGTAGCCCAGCTTCTTTCCGCGTATATACTGCTCCTCGTTTACGGCTCCGCGTATCTCCTTTTCAAAATTGCAAAGCTTTAAAAGCTTATATAAAAACCAGTTGTCGATCATCGTGACGCGATGTATCTCATCGGGCGTATATCCGCGCTTCAGCGCCTCGAACACGGCGAAAAGCCGCTCGTCGGTAGCGTTATGCATAAGCGTTATAAGCTCATCATCCGAAAGCTTCGTCATCGTATCAAGATTTAAAGTATCAAGCGATATCTCCGCGCCGCGCACGGCCTTCATTATCGCCGCTTCAAACGTGTCGGCAATGGACATGACCTCGCCCGTGGCCTTCATCTGCGTGCCAAGCTCTCGCTTTGCGTATACGAATTTGTCAAACGGCCACTTTGGAAATTTTACGGCCACATAGTCCAAGGCGGGCTCGAACGCCGCGTAAGTCTTGCCCGTAACGGCATTCTTTATCTCGTCGAGCGTATATCCTATGGCTATCTTCGTTGCGACCTTCGCAATAGGATAGCCCGTAGCCTTTGACGCAAGCGCCGACGAACGCGATACGCGCGGATTTACCTCTATCACGGCGTATTCAAAGCTCGTCGGATGGAGCGCAAACTGGCAGTTGCAGCCGCCCTCGACGCCGAGCGCGTCGATTATTTTAAGCGCTGCGCTTCGAAGCATCTGATACTCCTTATCGGAAAGAGTGACCGCCGGAGCTATAACGATGCTGTCGCCCGTATGGATGCCTACAGGGTCGAAATTCTCCATGGAGCAAACAGTTATCACGTTGCCCATTGAGTCGCGCATCACCTCGAACTCTATCTCTTTCCATCCCGCTATGCACTTTTCGACGAGTATCTGATGTATCGGCGACACCTCGAGGCCGGTAGACGCTATATCGAAAAGCTGCGTCTCGTCGTTTGCGATACCGCCGCCGCTCCCCCCCAGCGTAAAGGCGGGGCGAACTATTACGGGATATCCTATGGTCTGCGCAAATTTAAGCGCCGCCGATGCGGAGGATACCACTTCCGACGGTATCAGCGGCTGGCCTATCGCCTCCATCGTATCTTTAAAGAGCTGACGGTCCTCGGCACGGTCTATCGTTTCGGGCGACGCGCCCAGAAGCTTTACGCCGTGCGCCGTGAGGAAGCCCTCTTTGGCAAGCTGCATACAAAGCGTAAGTCCCGTCTGTCCGCCGAGTCCCGAAAGTATCGAGTCGGGCTTTTCCTTCATTATTATGCGCTTTACCGTCGTAAGGGTGAGCGGCTCTATATATACCTTGTCGGCCATGGCTTTATCTGTCATTATCGTAGCCGGGTTGGAGTTTACGAGCACTATCTCTATGCCGTCTTCCCTAAGCGCCCTAAGCGCCTGAGTGCCTGCGTAGTCGAACTCCGCCGCCTGACCTATAACTATCGGGCCGGAGCCTATCATAAGTACCTTTTTTATAGATTTATCGAGAGGCATTTTTATTCACCTCCATAAGACCTACAAATCTGTCGAACAAAAATTCCGTGTCGCGCGGGCCGGCACACGCTTCGGGATGGAACTGCACCGAAAACGCGGGCGCGTTCTTATACTCTATGCCCTCGCATGTGCCGTCGTTCGCGTTTATGAAAAGCTCCGACGCAACGGCGGGGTCGATAGATTCTGACACTACGGCGTAGCCGTGGTTCTGGCTAGTTATGTAAACCTTGCCCGTCGTTAGATCCTTCGCGGGCTGATTTGCGCCTCTGTGGCCGTATTTAAGCTTCTCTGTCTTAAAGCCGTATGAAAGCGCCAAAAGCTGATGACCCAAGCATATGCCGAACGTAGGTATGCCAAAGCCGGAGATCTCTTTTAAATTCCTTATTACCTCTTCATTATCGGCGGGGTCGCCCGGTCCGTTTGAAAGCATTAACCCGTCAAGGCTCATATTCTTTACGGTCTCGGGCTTCGTATCGTACGGCAGCACGAAAACGTCGCACCCGCGCGCGTTCAATGAGCGCGCGATGTTCTTTTTCAAGCCGAAATCGAAAAGCCCCACCCTAAAGCGCGCATTCTCCGACTTTATCTCATACGGCTTATCGGTCGATACGCTCTCGACTGATTTTTTTACTCTGTACGCCTTTATCTTCTCCATATCGGCGCGCGCAGGGTCCGACGTTATCATGCCGTTCATAACGCCGCTTTCTCTTATCATTGTAACAAGCGTGCGCGTATCTATTCCCGAAAGTCCCACAACGCCGCGCTCTTTAAAAAAGGTGCCAAGATCGCCCTCCGAACGAAAGTTAGACGGCTCCTCGCACCATTCTTTTACGATATATGCACAGGGCGCGATAACTTCGCCCTCAAAATCAGCGCTTATCACGCCGTAATTCCCAATAAGCGGGAACGTCTGAACAACTATCTGTCCGTGATAGCTCTTATCGGTAAGCGTTTCAAGATAGCCCGTCATGCCGGTGGTAAACACCACCTCGGCTACAACGTCTTTTTCTTTACCGAAGGGTGTGCCTTCAAAGACACACCCGTTTTCCAATACAAGATACGCTTTTTTCATATCTTATTTCGTCTCCTCAAGCTCCTGCTTGTTTATGCCCAGATCGTCAAAACCCACATTATAAAAGCCGGTAAAGCAGCCTACGCAGAAATCGAGCTTGCAGCCGGTGCAGGCCTTTTTCATGCCCTCAAGACTAATATATCCGAGCGAATCAGCGTCTATTTTTTTTCTTATCTCCTCTATGCTCATCTGATTTGCTATAAGCTTGTCCTCCGAGTCAACGTCTGTGCCGAAGTGACATGTATGTCTGAACGGAGGCGAGGAAACACGGAAATGTATCTCTTTTGCGCCGGCGTCGCGAAGGCTCTTTATTATGCGCGCACACGTTGTGCCGCGCACTATAGAGTCGTCAACAAGCACTACGCGCTTACCTTTTACGTTTATCGCAAGCGGATTTAATTTAAGCCTTACGGCCT comes from the Clostridia bacterium genome and includes:
- a CDS encoding LL-diaminopimelate aminotransferase — protein: MRINENYNDLKENYLFSDIARKVREYKEKHPEADIIRLGIGDVTLPLCKSAVNAMVKASLEMGNKETFHGYGDEQGYPFLREAIAGYYKRRGVFLDVSEIFISDGAKSDLGNMLDLFGADNTALIPDPVYPVYVDTNIMAGRNIAFLNADAKNNFLPLPDDSLRGDIVYICSPNNPTGAVYTREGLKKWVDWANACDAVILFDAAYEAFISDDSLPHSIYEIEGARTCAVEICSLSKTAGFTGTRCGYTVVPNTLLRGGKSLMKMWLRRQTTKFNGVPYIVQRGAEAVFTEAGQREIKESIAYYKENARIIADALCSAGVEFSGGVHSPYIWLKCPDGMTSWEYFDHLLREADVVGTPGAGFGKNGEGYFRLTAFGDRDNVKKAVKRIMELK
- the carB gene encoding carbamoyl-phosphate synthase large subunit, whose product is MPLDKSIKKVLMIGSGPIVIGQAAEFDYAGTQALRALREDGIEIVLVNSNPATIMTDKAMADKVYIEPLTLTTVKRIIMKEKPDSILSGLGGQTGLTLCMQLAKEGFLTAHGVKLLGASPETIDRAEDRQLFKDTMEAIGQPLIPSEVVSSASAALKFAQTIGYPVIVRPAFTLGGSGGGIANDETQLFDIASTGLEVSPIHQILVEKCIAGWKEIEFEVMRDSMGNVITVCSMENFDPVGIHTGDSIVIAPAVTLSDKEYQMLRSAALKIIDALGVEGGCNCQFALHPTSFEYAVIEVNPRVSRSSALASKATGYPIAKVATKIAIGYTLDEIKNAVTGKTYAAFEPALDYVAVKFPKWPFDKFVYAKRELGTQMKATGEVMSIADTFEAAIMKAVRGAEISLDTLNLDTMTKLSDDELITLMHNATDERLFAVFEALKRGYTPDEIHRVTMIDNWFLYKLLKLCNFEKEIRGAVNEEQYIRGKKLGYTDAAIKRISGADFGFSLEPTYRMVDTCAGEFKAETPYFYQTFDTPASGGLNEAGEFLKSDEKKKVLVLGSGPIRIGQGIEFDYASVHCVHTLKALGYEVIIINNNPETVSTDFDTADKLFFEPLCPEDVMHIINLVKPVGVIVAFGGGTAIKLTKTLKENNVPIIGSSADTIDMAEDRERFDELLERLSIKRPRGHTVMTTEEALAAAADLGYPVLMRPSYVLGGQNMIIAFGDRDIEEYMEIILRHNEDNPVLIDKYLSGIEIEVDAICDGDDILIPGIMEHVERTGIHSGDSIAVYPPPSIDDATAAKVLKITRDLCAGLNVSGLANIQYIVAPDDIYVIEVNPRASRTVPYLSKVTGVPMCDLAVKTSLGMKLRDLGYGTGIYKISPFTAVKVPVFSFEKLTDVDTQLGPEMKSTGEVLGIGKNLKEALYKGLVAAGYPMKKAGGVFITVRTSDKLEIVDVAEKFADMGFELYATEGTAKVLSRAGFSVTAVQKIHERRDENTMTLIESGKINYIISTSAKGRNPQLDSVKIRRRASQLRIPCLTSIDTANAVAESLMSRYSEINTELIDINNMRSEKMRLDFIKMHGAGNDYIYIDCFERTIESPESLSVLLSDRHFGIGGDGIVLICPSEVADARMRMFNLDGSEGEMCGNAIRCVAKYLYDTKRVYKSEMTIETLAGIKKIRVITQNDRVMKAVVDMGRAELSPEKIPVLLDGESVVGRHVIIGGTPYDITCVSMGNPHCVVFADDVERLDLEKIGPKFEYDTLFPERVNTEFIQIAGDNVLKMRVWERGSGETLACGTGACAAAVAAVLNGHCDKERDIRVILLGGELHIRYTDEAVYMTGDAKKVFEGTTEI
- the nadE gene encoding NAD(+) synthase, which encodes MRDYKAELENRIQFVRDLLKKTGAKGIVFGNSGGKDSALVGIICKMACENTVGIIMPCASKQNYGSDTDDANAVAKKFSIENRTVDLTAAREEIIKSASKVSTLSPEAISNIAPRLRMATLYAIGQSEGRLVAGTGNRSEAYMGYFTKWGDGAHDFNVIFDLTATEVFEFLRYLEAPLSIIEKAPSAGLYDGQTDEKDMGVTYAAIDKFITTGEANDKDRAIIERYHNRSLHKLEPIVRYGGIQKP